The Muntiacus reevesi chromosome 15, mMunRee1.1, whole genome shotgun sequence region CCGGGCCCAGGGCTGCAAATCGCCAGTCTCCCTAATCTACCTGGGGAGGTGGTGCCTACCTCTGCCCCCGCACACCTAGCGCGGTGGCAGGCGGGAAGGCGGGGCCTGCACGAGCCCCACCCCTGGAGACTGCAGCGCTGCCTCCTGCGCCCGCCTGCCGCTAGCTCATTGCGCCTCTCCTGCAGTCTGATCGGCACCGGCTTTCACTCCCGCTCCAGCCTCCACTCCAGCCCCCATTTCGGCTCTAGCCTCGCCTCGCACTCAGCTCCGGCTCTCAGCCTGTCTGAATCGCCCCCCTCCTCCCGGTTCCTGAGCCAGCAGCTCTTGCCCTGAGATTTCGTAGGCAGACCCTCAAGCCATGGCTGGTCCCTTCTCTCGTCTGCTGTCTGCGCGCCCCGGGCTCAGGCTCCTGGCTTTGGCTGGAGCTGGGTCTCTCGCCGCTGGATTTCTGCTCCGATCGGAACCTGTTCGAGCCGCCAGTGAACGAAGGAGGCTATATCCCCCGAGGTATCAGTGTCTCGGGCGCTCCGGGGGAGGGGGGTGAAGGGGGGAGGTCGGGCAGGTGGTGATAGGGGTGGAGATGAGAATCTGGGCAATAGAGAAGGGGTATAATCGCGAAGGTTCTGGAGTGGGGCGCTGTGCAGTCTGGAAACCTCActggggtggcggtggggggagGCCAAAGCCATAAGGTGAAAGCATTCCTGGGGACTTGGAACCCGCAGTTCCCGCCCTCAAGGCCAGCTCTTGGCCCTGCGAGTTCTGGCTGCACCTACTCTGCTCAAATTCCTAATTGAGAGACCAGGAACTATCCTTTCCGCTCTCCTCCATCTCCCTTTCCTGCTGTTCTCTCCGGTTTCCTGAATTCCCCTCCTtagtccttcccctcccccatccctaaTGCTGCTTCCATGGGAGAAAAGGACGGAGCAGATACGGGAGAACTGAGCCTCCAGCCAGAGGAAGCTAGAACTCTTGGGAAAGAATAGATCCTGCAAGTCCCTAATGAGATTACCGAGGTTTAGCCCCACTCTAGCCTCCcctcctcccaaggagcaaagcCAGGCATGCTCCCAGCTGAGTGCACCGGGCCCAGGCCCCCTGTGCCCTCCCTCCATGGTTACTGGGTACCCCCTCCCTAGTGCTGAGTACCCAGACCTCCGCAAGCACAACAACTGCATGGCCAGCCACCTGACCCCGGCAGTCTATGCCCGGCTCTGCGACAAGACCACACCCACTGGCTGGACGCTAGATCAGTGCATCCAGACTGGCGTGGACAACCCTGGCCACCCCTTCATCAAGACTGTGGGCATGGTAGCTGGTGATGAGGAGACCTATGAGGTAGGGGGCCCCAGAGTTTCCTGGTCAAACCCTGTCCATCTTCCCAGCAATCCCAGTTCCTTCCCCCTGAAGCCCCTCACTCTCCCTTAAGACTGGACCATCCGTACTCGTGTTTTCTGACCCGGTGAAATCAATCTGCAATGAAAGCTTGGGAAGGGATTCCCTCTCCTTAACCACCTTCTCCCTCTCAACTCCCCCTCAGGTATTTGCTGAGCTGTTTGACCCTGTGATCCAAGAGCGACACAATGGGTATGACCCCCGAACGATGAAACATACCACCGACCTGGATGCCAGCAAGGTGGGTCAAATATCCCACTTCTGATTTGCATTGCCTTTTGGACAACATACTGTTTTCTCCAGTCCCTTCAACCATAATTATTCCCTGACTCATAGTCATTATACTGCTGAGCTTTCAAGTCTCAGTGTGGGGAAAGAGTTGTATGTTAAGGAGCAGCCGCTGTGGAGAGGAGCAGGCGTTGAGAGTGGCCACACCCCAAGGTGGGCAGTGTGGGGGAGGGTTCACCGTGAATGCCCCTTCAGTTGGAGTGTTTGCCCAATGGGCTGTCCTTCCAGTGCAGGCAATGAAGACTCCTCTAGTCCTTACGGCCTCTCCTTCCCAAGGCCCTCAGCTCCCATCCACCTTGTTTCTGTGACTTACCTTAATCTCTACTATTCCCCAGATCCGTTCTGGCTACTTTGATGAGAGGTATGTATTGTCCTCGAGAGTCAGAACTGGTCGAAGTATCCGGGGACTCAGCCTGCCTCCAGCCTGTACTCGGGCAGAGCGACGAGAGGTGGAACGTGTCGTCGTGGAGGCGCTGAGTGGCCTGAAGGGTGACCTGGCTGGACGCTACTATCGGCTCAGTGAGATGACAGAGGCCGAGCAGCAGCAGCTAATTGATGTGAGAGGCTTTCAGAGAGAGCTGGGCAGGAGGGGCagatggaaagactagagagtcAAGGGAGGCTGGGGCCAGATGAGGTAGACGGGCTCTGAGAAGCCCGGAGGCTACTGTTAGATTCTTAACCCAAGTCCCTTTAACTCTCTTCAGGACCACTTCCTGTTTGATAAGCCTGTATCCCCATTATTGACCGCAGCAGGAATGGCTCGAGACTGGCCAGATGCGCGTGGAATCTGGTATGAGGCTTAGCTTACCCCAGGCTTCCATAAGTGCCCCTTTTTTCTCTATCTCTCCCTTGCCCTGCCTCTTAATTCcagtccctccctctctcctgccttcaggcACAACAATGAAAAGAGCTTCTTGATCTGGGTGAATGAGGAGGATCATACACGGGTCATCTCCATGGAGAAGGGAGGCAACATGAAGAAAGTGTTTGAAAGATTCTGCCGAGGCCTCAAAGAGGTTGGAGAAGAATGTATAAGGGAACTAGGTGGGAGGACTTAGGGAAGAAACAAAGACTAGAATAGGTAGATGGAGGGTATAATTTATCAACTAACCCAGGACACTTAGTGAAAGAGATTACGACCAATCACTCTAGGAGGACAGTAGGTATAAATCAGAACTGTCCAGGGTATACGGTTCTGGTATATATGGACCAGGTATACATAAACCTGGGTATATGGTCATCCTAAgaataggaagaaagaaagactgTCAGGAATCTAAGGAAGTAAACAAAGCAGTTGCCAAATAACGCAAAGAAGGAATTGAGGTGGTGAACCAGTGCCTGGGGGGTGTGTTGTGGGATGTGCAGATATAAGGGGAAGGTTTAAGCTTGGAGGACTATAGGGAGTGAGGGGTTAGTATGTTCCTGATTCTCATGTAACCACCCATTTCTGAGCCAAGGTAGGCCTTTACTCTAGATTGTCATTCTCACTAAAGTAGCATGTCTAGATTTTAAGCTGATTAGGAGGGAAAACAGGGAAGGTGGAGGATGGAATGGTTTAAGTTCCAGACTGTGTGGCTCTACATGAGGGGTTGAAGTGAATCCTCAGTCCTATAGGAATTAGGTCTCCATATTCGAGTCTAGATTAGAAATTCCCATAAATCCAATCCTTATTGTATAGTCTCATATATACAGTTCTGTTTTGGACTTGTAAAGGGAGAGAACTCTCCTTCTTTTAGAATCTTAGCTGGGAGGTTCCTATTATTTTTAGCAAGTAATAGGTAACATATCTTGACTTTAAGTGGGTAGGCAGGTACTTTTGATATGTCTTagtattctcatctgtaaaattgggtAAGAAGACTTCCTACATTTAAGTGGTGGGAATTAAGTGAGATATAAAGCGTGTGGCCCACAGTAAATGTTCACAAGTGTTAGCTGCAGTTATTATTCTAGATGGAAGGATTTCCCCTTGTTCAGCATGTCTAATATCCCCCATGCCACGGTTCTTTCTGAACTATGAACAGGGTTCCCCTTAGGTTACATAGCGGTCTTCATGAATATTGCCCTGGCAGGTCTCCAATCTCTTCAACTCTAGTAGTCATCTTCATGATTGGGATGTTTAAGTGGAACAAGAACACGCTTCCCACCCTCCTCCCGCACCCTCCACAAGTATGAGTCCAGCTTTTCTGCTCCATTTTCacctttctgctttctctttttccacaGCTAACAGGCTCTCTTGCCTCTTCCTGTTGCAAAGCCTACACCCTCATTTTCTGGCTGAAAGAATCCTTCCAAGCTCTAGCTCATTAGCAAAGTAAAGATGTCAATGCATGCAGAACTCCCTGAATAATCAAtcctttctcagttcagtttaccACCTCCGTTCATCTCCCTAGATCATCCTTAGCACATCATTCCCTGAAGTTTCTCTTCTTCCACACAGGATATTTTTGCACAATCTCATCATGATGGGCTTGCAAcatcaaaaatatcttttatgcATGATAATAATGAGCcatttccaccaaaaaaaaaaaaaaaaagcagtgtcaTTCTTTCACATGTCAAATCTTTGGTTCTAGACATATTTCTAGAGCTCCTATGGGTCCAGCTAAGGGAGGGTTTGCACAGCCCTGACATGTCCCTAACGCAGGCTTTGTGCACACAGGTGGAGCGGCTGATCCAGGAGCGTGGCTGGGAGTTCATGTGGAATGAGCGTCTGGGATACATCTTGACCTGTCCATCTAACCTGGGCACCGGGCTTCGGGCAGGAGTGCACATCAAACTGCCCCTGCTGAGCAAGGTAAAAGAGTTGTGGGGCTAGAGAGGGGTGTGAGGGAGGAAGTGGCCATGTGGGGTGGGAAAGGGATTGTGCGCTTTGGAAAGGAGCAGGCATTGTAGCTCGAGTCAAGGGAAAGAGCTCTGGGCAGGTTCAGGGCTCTTTCGGGTAGGACCAGTCTCAGCCTCTATTGATCCTGCCCCCAAATCTCTATCTCCCCTCTAGGATAGCCGCTTCCCAAAGATCCTCGAGAACCTAAGACTCCAAAAACGTGGAACTGGAGGAGTAGACACAGCTGCCACAGGCAGTgtctttgatatctctaatttggACCGACTGGGCAAGTCAGAGGTGAGATTCTCAGGGATTATGGATAGGTCTGTGGGGGGGTGATTTGACGAGTGAGCCTCAAGAATGTAACAGAATTTGAAATGAAACTCAGGTTGACTGGGGGAAAACTGGCAATGAATTCCCAGAGCACGCAAATCAGTGCTAAAGAGAGTCAGGTTGTGGGAAGCAGAGATCAAGAGTCAGTATCATCCAGGTGGAGCTGGTGCAGCTGGTCATCGATGGAGTAAACTACCTGATTGACTGTGAACGGCGTCTGGAGAGAGGCCAGGATATCCGCATCCCTCCACCTCTCCCCAACAAGCATTAACTCCTGTCCCCAGCGGATGACTCAAGACTCCCAGGACCTCTGCCATTCTAATGGCAGCCCATTCTCCTTGGCCTGGGTGCCACCATCAACCCCCACCCCCCTGTCCTAGTAAAGCCTCCATGCTATGCTTCAGTTGTCTGTGTTATTTCTAATGGTGGGATGAGGAGGAACTAGCttccaggagaaaataaaaaggcaatggGATTGTTTATGATGAAAAGAGACTCCAGATATGGCATGCCAGGAACACTGATTCTCAGGTGGGTGGAAAGCATTAACATTCTACCCATATTCCATCAGCTTCCTAGGATAATTAAATTGCACTTCCATTTGCACTTTATTCGTTTTACTTCAAATGTCTTTCCCAACAAATCTCTTTAACTGCAGAGACAGGCTCATAGCAGGTTGCCAAGGAAGCAGATGGTCAATGCCAGGGCCCAGGAGGGTTGTGACCCGTCCTGGAGACCCCAGGCTGTGCTTCGACCTGTAATGAGACAGAGAATGGAAGGAATGTCACAGCTCTGCTCCCCAGGAGCCACTGATACTTGGAGACTATTTGCCTGTAGACCCCGTCACTCTCAGATCTCCCTGAGGGATTCTGTGAGCCCTAACCCTGAGTCAGGGTTCTGGTTCCGGGTCAGGAGTTGGGGACTCAGTCTGTGCAGTTAAGAACTTACCTTCCTGCTCCAGGCTATCCATCCCCTCATGCTGTGCCCGTGCAACTGCTCGTCGCTGCTCGGGACTCAGAAAGGCCATTTGCTCAGGAGTGACAGCCACGGCCTGGACACTGGTGAGACTAGATAGCTGGGTGGGGCTGAACACCACCTGGGGACGGGAGCGGGCATCAGGACATCCACAGTGGCCCTCTTCTGTGGTCACCTCAGACCCCATCCCATCAGTGCTTACAGCAAATTTAGGAGCAGGGATGACAGAAATGGCCAGAGGGGTAAGGCCCTGGATCTGTCCTCGAAGCAGTGCAGAGAGAGCCAGGTCTGGGATTCCAGCTGTCAAGGCAAGTGGGATGGGCCTCCAGATGTTATCCTTTACTGGCCTTCTCTAACTACTCCCAAAATACTCTTCCTCAGACCTTCCCCAGCACGTCTCTAACCTCTCAACCTAAGTGTCTTCGGCTCCCACCTTAAGATTCCAGAGCAGTCCTCCACCCAGTCTGTCCATGATGCGGAACCAGCCCCAGCAGTGGCCCAGTCTCCCTATACCTGCTATTGTGCCAATTTCAGTGAAGATCTCGGGCCCCCAGTTACTGACTGGGCCAAAACCACCAGGCAGCACCAGGAGCTGGGCCAGAACCTCCAGCTGCTCTTCAGAACATGGGAGATGCAGCTTGCCCAGGAAGAGAGCTGCTTGGCTGTGGAAGCGTGGGAAGAGGATTCAGCCACGGTGACAGGGTCCATGGTCATGAGTTGGTGGTAGTGATGACTTTAAGGGAGATCGCTTCCTCCACGGGACCACTCCCACATGATCCTTCCCCAGTGAGCCCACCTTCCCCACAGGACCACCGCCCACACCCTCCTCTATGTGCGACCTAAACTCCCAACTGTTGATATGCTGTAGCTCCTCAGGCCGAAGTCCACAGAGTGCGTAGCCCAGTGCAGTCAGGTGGAGGAAATCCAGGTGGCTCACGTGTCGACCACTCTGCCGCAGGAAACTGGAGACCACCACCCGGAGCTGGGGTTGGGGTAGAGGTCACAGGATAAGGAGAAAAGTCATGAGGAATTCATGGATGGGGAACTATCTGCTTAGGGAAGGGACAAGGGCTACTGGATTTTTTATTGGTAAGACCTGAAGAGCCAATGCTATTCtgcgcttagctgctcagtcgtgttggactctttgcgaccccatggactgtagccctccaggcttctctgtccatggggattctccaggcaagaatactggagtgggttgccatgccctcctccaggggatcttcccaacctagggattgaacccaggtctcctgcactgcaggcagattcttcatctaaGCGACCAGGGTAGCCTGAAAAGCCAACAGCCATGGGGAAGGTTGAGGATCcaaaaaaagaagacaggaaaagaggAGGCCAAGGGgaaaggaggcaggaggaagTATTATGTGTCTAGGGCCTCAGTAAATAAATCACTGCTCTAACTTCCTACTAGTATGGAAtattaagaaaagataaaaagcatgGCCAGGTATGGTCACAAGACAGCCCAAGAAATTCCTTGGGCTTTAGACAGCCTGGAGGCATTCGGAAGGTGGTAGAGAGGAGGAAGATGTTACCTGGCTGGCGCTCCAGCCATCTATCTGCCCCAGGGTGCTCAGCACGCcccagtccaccaggctcagCTCCTGGAGTTCCCGCTCTCCTAGACCTATTAAAAGCCGACCCAGCTGCAGGATCTGCTCAGGACGAAATCCCCGGGGGGGaccccacaactggagaaagagaGGAATGGTGTGAATGGGAAAAGCACGGAATTAGGAGTCAGAATGCTGAGGGTCAGTCTTGCCTCCAACTTAAACTGTGTAACTCGAAGCaaatcccttgctttctctgggtCTTTAGTTTCTTCAATTGTAAAATGAGAGGATTGGCTGAAGGTTCCTCTGACTAAGGTGTTATTGAAAGACTGTAGAGTTTCAATAGGAAAGAATAGCTGATTCTAGTCCACGAGTTCCAATGTGCACCAGACACGGGGCTAGCAGGGGCAAGATACAGATGCCCAGACCTGATCCTCAGAGAATCTTTCTTCAGTAAGTCTACAATGGTATCGTCAAGCATTTCAAACACCTGCTCCCtagatgattctttttttaataattttttccccaGATGATTTTGATACCTGCTAATGTTGGTAATGACTTCTAGTTCTCTACCCATTTCACTAGCTTCCTGTCCTCAGTATCCATCCCCTCTGACTTCCTACTCAGGATCCAAACCATCTTTTATGTCCTATGCCCCTCATCTCTCATGCAGCTATCCGTTTCCATGTGTCCCATACCACACCC contains the following coding sequences:
- the CKMT1A gene encoding creatine kinase U-type, mitochondrial — its product is MAGPFSRLLSARPGLRLLALAGAGSLAAGFLLRSEPVRAASERRRLYPPSAEYPDLRKHNNCMASHLTPAVYARLCDKTTPTGWTLDQCIQTGVDNPGHPFIKTVGMVAGDEETYEVFAELFDPVIQERHNGYDPRTMKHTTDLDASKIRSGYFDERYVLSSRVRTGRSIRGLSLPPACTRAERREVERVVVEALSGLKGDLAGRYYRLSEMTEAEQQQLIDDHFLFDKPVSPLLTAAGMARDWPDARGIWHNNEKSFLIWVNEEDHTRVISMEKGGNMKKVFERFCRGLKEVERLIQERGWEFMWNERLGYILTCPSNLGTGLRAGVHIKLPLLSKDSRFPKILENLRLQKRGTGGVDTAATGSVFDISNLDRLGKSEVELVQLVIDGVNYLIDCERRLERGQDIRIPPPLPNKH